Proteins encoded together in one Pontiella desulfatans window:
- the rsxA gene encoding electron transport complex subunit RsxA, protein MLSEFLVITVGAILVNNFVLSKFLGICPFLGVSKKLDTALGMSGAVIFVMTLASLVSSLINTFLLVPMKLEFLQTLVFIVVIASLVQLVEIMLQKLSAKLYESLGIFLPLITTNCAVLGCVVLNAKSAPESIQATWYGATIYGFCSALGFALALILFSSLREKLDLADVPEAFEGTAISLVTAGILAMAFLGFSGLV, encoded by the coding sequence ATGCTTAGCGAGTTCCTCGTAATCACGGTGGGGGCAATCCTGGTAAACAACTTCGTTTTGTCGAAGTTTTTGGGGATTTGTCCATTTCTAGGGGTTTCAAAAAAACTGGACACGGCCCTGGGCATGTCGGGCGCGGTGATCTTCGTCATGACGCTGGCCTCGCTGGTCAGTTCGCTGATCAACACGTTTCTGCTGGTTCCGATGAAGCTCGAATTCCTGCAGACGCTCGTTTTCATCGTGGTGATCGCCTCGCTGGTGCAGCTGGTGGAAATCATGCTGCAGAAGCTGAGCGCCAAGCTTTATGAAAGCCTCGGCATCTTCCTGCCGCTAATCACCACCAACTGCGCCGTGCTCGGCTGCGTGGTGCTCAACGCCAAGTCGGCGCCGGAATCGATCCAGGCCACCTGGTACGGCGCCACCATCTATGGCTTCTGTTCCGCGCTCGGTTTTGCGCTGGCGCTCATCCTCTTCTCCAGCCTCCGCGAAAAACTCGACCTCGCCGACGTCCCCGAAGCGTTCGAAGGCACGGCGATCTCGCTCGTCACCGCCGGCATCCTCGCCATGGCATTCCTCGGTTTCTCCGGGCTCGTTTAA
- a CDS encoding cation:proton antiporter — translation MDVVQGLVFICLFLIGLCAIAHYFRNSPLPYVGWVVLFGMGYGILQKFTLTDLPWIHLTPDVILYIFLPVLIFDSSRHLVLKVAREVALPSALLATVGILASMFVMAVPIRLFSNLPWIDILFFSAIMSATDPVAVVAIFKVFPVPEKLKMLVEGESLLNDATAVILFSLLFERVIHGHELIFRQGLVYFVLAVAGATLIGIAGGWGCMILLHRWKVLKDHFIAPLMPLLFIYLVFCAAQAWLDISGVIAVMAATLAMKIVSARYPQEEMPKHMEREFYRGFWDFLGELANAILFFMLGAEIGAHSNEVAWRLLIVSLVSLLVARSVVVYGFGLLFRLLRIRLPVSWLHVLNLGGLKGALSVALILMIPKEYAYRNTFLLAALVMCIFTLVGNTLGLRAYLKKADLAEAG, via the coding sequence ATGGACGTGGTTCAGGGATTGGTTTTTATCTGTCTGTTTCTCATCGGGCTTTGCGCGATTGCCCACTATTTCCGCAACTCGCCCTTGCCCTATGTCGGGTGGGTGGTGCTCTTCGGCATGGGCTATGGAATCCTGCAAAAGTTCACCCTGACCGATTTGCCCTGGATCCACCTGACGCCGGACGTCATCCTCTACATCTTCCTGCCGGTGCTGATCTTCGATTCATCGCGCCATTTGGTGCTCAAGGTTGCGCGGGAGGTGGCGCTGCCCTCGGCCCTGTTGGCAACGGTGGGCATTCTGGCGAGCATGTTTGTCATGGCGGTGCCGATCCGCCTCTTTTCCAATCTTCCGTGGATCGACATCCTGTTTTTCAGCGCCATCATGTCGGCCACCGATCCGGTGGCGGTGGTCGCCATCTTCAAGGTGTTTCCCGTTCCGGAAAAACTCAAGATGCTGGTCGAGGGCGAGTCCCTGCTGAACGATGCCACCGCGGTGATCCTGTTCTCGCTTTTATTCGAGCGGGTGATCCATGGCCACGAACTGATCTTTCGGCAAGGCTTGGTTTATTTTGTGCTCGCAGTGGCGGGGGCCACGCTCATCGGCATCGCCGGAGGCTGGGGCTGCATGATCCTGCTGCACCGCTGGAAGGTCTTGAAAGACCACTTCATTGCGCCGCTCATGCCGTTGTTGTTCATCTATCTCGTATTTTGCGCGGCGCAGGCCTGGCTCGATATTTCCGGGGTGATCGCCGTGATGGCGGCGACACTCGCCATGAAGATCGTCAGCGCCCGCTATCCGCAAGAGGAAATGCCGAAGCATATGGAACGGGAGTTCTACCGGGGCTTCTGGGATTTCCTGGGCGAGCTCGCCAACGCCATCCTTTTCTTCATGCTCGGCGCCGAGATCGGTGCGCATTCCAACGAAGTTGCATGGCGGCTGCTGATCGTTTCCCTGGTCTCGCTGCTGGTGGCGCGAAGTGTGGTGGTCTACGGGTTTGGCCTGCTGTTCCGCCTGCTGCGGATCAGGCTGCCCGTGTCGTGGCTGCATGTCCTTAACCTCGGCGGCCTTAAAGGGGCGCTTTCCGTGGCACTGATCCTCATGATTCCGAAGGAGTATGCCTACCGCAACACCTTCCTGCTGGCGGCGCTGGTGATGTGCATTTTCACCCTGGTCGGCAATACGTTGGGCCTGCGTGCCTACCTAAAAAAAGCCGACCTCGCAGAGGCCGGCTAG
- a CDS encoding LpxL/LpxP family acyltransferase produces the protein MGRIVANPREKIHRIIPAAVLREPSLQNDLTIVNLVGLVHGFVKRGHASDHGRRQMRGLRGAPVHFPFAPGCLILHPPCMIKAILTGLLKFVSICPLSAARGLGRFVGFVFGRVLRHHREDAFEALERSIPELSPAECKKTINTMYRLQGVHFLEMMWYSMRGLEAVKAAVEVDGLEHVETARERGKGVLALTAHIGNFELMPMATAALGYKLSVIVKRIKNEAVNEVVGKLRTHEGLSFLATDHAYRDCLKALRRNEAVGMIIDQNMTRDSGVFVDFFGKPACTSPGLAYMAAQSQAPVVPVFIYRKPDGGFRLKVHPPLDPPEDRQPETIHAATQLYTKVIEDAICVAPEQWIWMHRRWKTVQLEGQSGKERLKD, from the coding sequence ATGGGTAGGATAGTGGCCAACCCCCGCGAGAAAATCCACCGAATAATTCCTGCGGCTGTTCTGCGGGAACCGTCCCTGCAAAACGATTTGACGATCGTTAATCTGGTTGGGCTGGTGCACGGCTTCGTGAAAAGAGGCCACGCATCTGACCACGGCCGTCGTCAGATGCGTGGCCTGCGGGGGGCTCCCGTTCATTTTCCGTTTGCGCCCGGATGTTTAATCTTGCACCCTCCTTGCATGATCAAAGCGATACTCACAGGCCTGCTCAAATTTGTTTCCATTTGTCCATTGTCCGCTGCGCGGGGCCTGGGCCGCTTTGTGGGCTTTGTTTTCGGCCGGGTGCTCCGCCACCATCGCGAGGATGCCTTCGAGGCGTTGGAGCGGTCGATTCCGGAGCTGTCGCCGGCCGAGTGCAAAAAAACCATCAACACGATGTATCGGCTTCAAGGGGTCCATTTCCTGGAAATGATGTGGTATTCCATGCGCGGGCTTGAGGCTGTAAAGGCGGCGGTCGAGGTGGATGGTTTGGAGCATGTTGAAACGGCGCGCGAGCGGGGTAAGGGTGTGCTGGCCCTCACGGCCCACATCGGCAATTTCGAGCTGATGCCCATGGCCACCGCCGCCCTCGGCTATAAACTCAGCGTGATCGTCAAGCGCATCAAGAACGAGGCCGTCAACGAGGTGGTCGGAAAGCTGCGGACGCATGAGGGGCTGAGTTTTCTTGCCACCGATCATGCCTATCGCGACTGCCTCAAGGCGTTGAGGCGGAACGAGGCGGTGGGTATGATCATCGACCAGAACATGACGCGCGACTCCGGGGTGTTCGTGGATTTTTTCGGCAAGCCGGCCTGCACGTCGCCGGGCCTGGCCTACATGGCGGCACAGTCGCAGGCCCCGGTGGTTCCGGTATTTATCTATCGCAAGCCGGACGGCGGTTTCCGGCTCAAGGTTCATCCGCCGCTGGACCCGCCGGAAGATCGCCAGCCGGAAACGATCCACGCGGCCACCCAGCTCTATACCAAGGTGATCGAAGATGCGATCTGCGTGGCGCCCGAGCAATGGATCTGGATGCATCGGCGCTGGAAAACGGTGCAGCTCGAAGGCCAATCGGGCAAGGAGCGCCTGAAGGATTGA
- a CDS encoding 6-phosphogluconolactonase: protein MITTRTFDSTDALILETEELLRKTLSTSGNLMLSGGSTPYVIYNRLAAAPCPVHPQRNLFLSDERMEPFSSEKNNAHNLLPMLQALDCHGHFLQVDTKLSVRAAADHFDEGLERMNTVDLGLLGMGTDGHTAGFSTKEQANMKNGPLALYTDRPDGMQGVSVTPAFLKRVERIILLVTGESKRAIINTLLTHPQSIPAGIALGDHPNIELWTDIRPEKR from the coding sequence ATGATCACAACACGCACCTTCGACTCGACAGACGCGTTGATTCTCGAAACCGAGGAGCTTCTGCGCAAAACCCTTTCCACCTCCGGCAACCTGATGCTAAGCGGCGGCTCCACGCCCTATGTCATCTACAACCGCCTGGCCGCCGCGCCCTGCCCCGTGCATCCGCAACGCAACCTATTCCTGAGCGACGAACGCATGGAACCGTTCAGTTCCGAAAAAAACAACGCCCACAACCTGCTTCCCATGCTGCAGGCCCTGGATTGCCACGGCCACTTCCTCCAAGTGGACACCAAGCTTTCCGTCCGGGCCGCCGCCGACCACTTTGACGAAGGACTCGAGAGAATGAACACTGTGGATCTCGGTTTGCTTGGCATGGGCACCGATGGCCACACCGCCGGGTTCTCCACCAAAGAACAGGCCAACATGAAAAACGGCCCCCTTGCCCTCTACACCGACCGTCCGGACGGCATGCAGGGCGTCAGCGTGACCCCCGCCTTCTTAAAACGGGTGGAACGGATCATCCTGCTGGTTACCGGCGAGTCCAAGCGCGCAATCATCAACACCCTGCTCACCCACCCGCAGTCCATCCCCGCCGGCATCGCGCTGGGGGATCACCCCAACATCGAACTCTGGACGGATATCAGGCCAGAAAAACGCTAA